One part of the Xiphophorus hellerii strain 12219 chromosome 17, Xiphophorus_hellerii-4.1, whole genome shotgun sequence genome encodes these proteins:
- the LOC116737003 gene encoding UPF0577 protein KIAA1324-like, with amino-acid sequence MWGAVRTSCFSRCLLSIHLLLLLLLIISAHRSAASADGDLQPCDKGDYYYQYTECDSTGSRWRVAIPLSPGSCSDLPSPTRGTDCSFSCPAGMFLEMSSQLCTPCAAGSYSLGSGLRFDQWDAIPAGFTSLASFLDPGPNGEDIQACNSSSWTPQGVYLESNRDECTVSLVYAVHLEKQGSVSFNYQYPDNNIFFEFYVQNEQCQEMSQTDDQKWIKVTSSGEWGTHTVSLKSGTNILYWRTTGILVGGKMVKPVLLKNIQIEGVAYTSECFPCRPGWFSPMPGSSSCQACPSNTYSGKGASACSACPEHYYSHEGWAECKVRPPCSEKDYFQIHTACDSEGKTQVLYRWVEPKICVENVTGAVKLPATGQREPCPPCNPGYYNSNDSTCLPCPPGTHSDGIYACVECPAGTEPVLGYEYKWWNVLPSNMKTSCFNVGNSKCDDMNGWEVAGDHIRSGAGSSDNDYLILSLTVPGFKVPASLSGMTGGEIGKITFVFETICSADCELYFMMDVNRKSTTVVESWEGSKGKQAFSHSMTRNASVTYTWAFQRTSHAMDVRRYVSDTVKIYSIKVTNVLDGVASACRACALVPQNSQRAGSSCVPCPAGFFIDRETNRCQECPANTHLAGRHTYGQDACIACGPGSISNKEHSRCFSNCFYTHTENNRTLTFDLSPMSNVALLILGPSFTSKGTKYLHLFNVSLCGHEGKRAAVCTDNVTDVSSKDDQSDLSQFVNTVDSFLCQSTIIPGDGRGFRMAISSQSISLADTFIGATVDTVLSGVNAKPDLFPENPNDVPDINFFYRSTQATASCDQGRSSVITVRCDPEASDRGELSVPSSCPAGTCDGCTFHFLWHSASACPRCTEADYHLIEGACRGGIQETLYVWNEPKLCTKGVALPSRSSAPCEVIALWLKVGLGVGAFVAVLLVSLTFYFWKKNKRLEYKYSRLVMSANKECELPAADSCALAEGEEAEDDVVYTQKPSLLGKLRAIANKHEGGESSESVQLNSSHADRWVLG; translated from the exons ATGTGGGGGGCGGTGCGCACCTCCTGCTTCTCCCGCTGCCTCCTTTCCATCCACCTCCTCTTGCTCCTACTCCTCATCATCAGCGCTCACAGATCAGCAGCATCAGCCGATGGAGACTTGCAGCCGTGCGACAAG GGAGATTACTACTACCAGTACACAGAGTGTGACAGCACCGGGTCAAGATGGCGGGTCGCCATCCCGCTCAGTCCAGGCTCCTGTTCGGACCTCCCCTCTCCAACCAGAGGAACAGACTGCT ccTTCTCCTGTCCGGCTGGGATGTTTCTGGAGATGTCGTCCCAGTTGTGCACGCCCTGTGCAGCCGGTTCTTACTCTCTGGGCAGCGGACTGAGGTTCGACCAATGGGACGCCATTCCTGCGGGCTTCACCAGCCTGGCCAGCTTTTTGGACCCTGGGCCAAATGGAGAGGACATTCAGGCCTGTAACAG ctcaTCATGGACGCCGCAGGGTGTGTACCTGGAGTCCAACCGTGACGAATGCACAGTGTCCCTAGTTTACGCCGTCCATCTGGAAAAACAAGGATCCGTCTCGTTCAACTATCAGTATCCAGACAACAACAttttctttgagttttat gtccagaacgAGCAATGCCAAGAAATGTCCCAGACTGACGACCAGAAGTGGATTAAAGTCACTAGCAGTGGAGAATGGGGAACCCATACA GTGAGCCTGAAGTCGGGCACAAACATCCTGTACTGGAGAACGACAGGGATACTGGTGGGAGGGAAGATGGTGAAACCGGTTCTGCTGAAGAACATCCAAATAGAGG GTGTCGCCTACACGTCTGAGTGTTTTCCATGTCGGCCCGGCTGGTTCAGCCCGATGCCCGGTTCCTCATCCTGCCAAGCGTGTCCTAGCAACACTTACTCTGGAAAGGGAGCGTCCGCCTGTTCAGCCTGCCCTGAACACTACTACTCAC ATGAGGGCTGGGCTGAATGTAAGGTGAGACCGCCGTGCTCAGAGAAAGATTACTTCCAGATTCACACAGCCTGCGACAGCGAGGGAAAG ACACAGGTGCTGTATCGATGGGTGGAGCCAAAAATCTGCGTGGAGAACGTGACGGGGGCCGTCAAGCTGCCTGCGACCGGACAGAGAGAGCCGTGCCCGCCCTGCAACCCTGGATACTACAACAGCAACGACTCCACCTGTCTGCCCTGCCCACCTGGAACACACTCTGACGGCATCTacg CGTGCGTCGAGTGTCCTGCAGGCACCGAACCCGTGTTGGGTTACGAGTACAAATGGTGGAACGTGCTGCCGTCCAACATGAAGACGTCTTGCTTCAACGTGGGGAACTCCAAATGTGACGATATGAACG GATGGGAGGTCGCTGGAGATCACATCCGCAGCGGGGCAGGAAGTTCGGACAACGACTACCTCATCCTCAGTCTCACTGTTCCTGGATTTAA GGTGCCGGCGTCGCTCTCAGGGATGACCGGTGGAGAGATCGGAAAAATCACATTTGTGTTCGAGACGATCTGCTCTGCTGACTGTGAGCTCTACTTCATGATG gatgtGAACAGGAAGAGCACCACAGTGGTGGAGTCCTGGGAGGGCAGTAAGGGGAAGCAGGCGttttcccacagcatgacgaGAAACGCCTCTGTGACGTACACCTGGGCCTTTCAGAGGACGAGCCACGCTATGGAT GTGCGCCGTTACGTCAGCGACACGGTGAAGATCTACTCCATCAAGGTGACAAACGTCCTGGACGGGGTGGCGTCGGCATGCCGGGCCTGCGCTCTCGTCCCGCAGAACTCGCAGCGCGCCGGCTCTTCCTGCGTTCCCTGCCCCGCCGGGTTCTTCATCGACCGGGAGACCAACAGGTGCCAGGAGTGTCCGGCCAACACACACCTGGCTGGGCGGCACACCTACGGCCAGGACGCCTGCATCGCCTGTGGACCAGGAAGCATCAGCAACAAG GAGCATTCCCGCTGCTTCAGCAACTGCTTTTACACCCACACTGAGAACAACAGAacgctgacctttgacctcagccCCATGAGTAATGTGGCTTTGCTGATATTGGGGCCAAGTTTCACCTCTAAAGGCACAAAGTATCTACACCTGTTCAACGTGAGCCTCTGTGGCCACGAG GGAAAACGAGCTGCCGTCTGCACCGATAACGTCACCGACGTGTCCAGCAAAGACGACCAGAGTGACCTGTCTCAGTTCGTCAACACGGTGGACAGCTTCCTGTGCCAGTCGACCATCATCCCAGGAGATGGGCGGGGCTTCAGGATGGCCATCTCCTCCCAGTCCATCAGCCTGGCTGACACATTCATAG GAGCAACAGTGGACACGGTTCTCAGCGGAGTGAACGCCAAACCGGATCTGTTCCCAGAAAATCCAAACGACGTTCCGGACATCAACTTCTTCTACAG GTCAACGCAGGCGACGGCGTCCTGTGATCAGGGTCGAAGTTCAGTCATCACGGTTCGCTGTGACCCGGAAGCGTCAGACAGAGGAGAACTTTCTGTGCCCAG CTCCTGTCCTGCAGGAACGTGTGACGGATGCACGTTTCACTTCCTGTGGCACAGCGCCAGCGCCTGTCCGCGCTGCACCGAGGCCGACTACCACCTGATAGAGGGAGCCTGCAGGGGGGGAATCCAG GAAACGCTGTACGTGTGGAACGAACCGAAGCTGTGCACCAAAGGCGTGGCGCTGCCTTCTCGAAGCTCCGCCCCCTGCGAGGTCATCGCTCTGTGGCTGAAGGTCGGGCTCGGCGTCGGAGCCTTCGTCGCCGTGCTGCTCGTCTCCCTCACCTTCTActtctggaagaaaaacaagag GTTGGAGTATAAATACTCTCGTCTGGTGATGTCCGCCAACAAGGAGTGTGAGCTTCCAGCTGCAGACAGCTGTGCACTGGCGGAAGGAGAGGAGGCCGAAGACGACGTGGTTTACACCCAGAAACCCTCCCTGCTGGGGAAACTCAGGGCCATCGCCAACAAG caTGAGGGCGGGGAGAGCAGCGAGTCGGTGCAGCTGAACTCCTCCCATGCCGATCGATGGGTCCTGGGATAA
- the klhl42 gene encoding kelch-like protein 42, translated as MSADQVIAIVVDDRTYEVNKKKLIEKSDYFRALYNSGMRESTEDSVQLQGLSVPGLELVLEFINTSKVQVVNETLEDLIETASFLQVTSILKLLSSEIRQENCVELYSLSEVYGIHDLRTACLKYMSCHYHPMLRRPEFSSLPPAVRDQLREMRMKGTATLVVIGDFTCLSLDVPDQDEPWSMLRYGEVEQRWKPLANNLPPDMINVRGYGSAVLDNYLFIAGGYRMTSQEISAVHCYNPCRNEWNQVAPLNQKRSNFKLLAVQGKLYAVGGQCLGTVECYGPEQDWWTCVSSLPDSLAEFSACECQGMIYVMGGYTARDRNTNVLRYCPTSDSWSVFQTCPVHIRKQQMLSVEDTIYLVGGYTHQLEAGRRQRRPSQTEDVLSVQSYNVSTGVWIQLKENTSKSGLNLTCTLHNDGVYIMSRDIGLPTCLDHRVFLKYNIFSDAWEAFRRFPALGQNMLLCSLYLPNTL; from the exons ATGTCAGCGGACCAGGTTATAGCCATCGTGGTGGACGACAGGACCTACGaggtaaataaaaagaagctgaTTGAGAAAAGCGACTACTTCCGAGCGCTCTACAACTCCGGGATGAGGGAGTCCACAGAGGACTCGGTCCAGCTGCAAGGGCTCAGCGTCCCGGGCCTGGAGCTGGTCCTGGAGTTCATCAACACCTCCAAAGTTCAGGTGGTCAACGAGACCCTGGAGGATCTGATCGAGACTGCCTCCTTCCTGCAGGTTACCTCCATCCTGAAGCTGCTGAGCTCAGAGATCCGGCAGGAAAACTGTGTGGAGCTGTACAGCCTGTCTGAAGTGTACGGAATCCACGATCTGAGGACCGCCTGCCTCAAGTACATGAGCTGCCACTACCACCCCATGCTGCGGCGGCCGGAGTTCAGCAGCCTGCCCCCGGCTGTGAGGGACCAGCTCCGGGAGATGCGCATGAAGGGCACCGCCACGCTGGTGGTCATCGGAGACTTCACCTGTCTGTCCTTGGATGTGCCGGATCAGGACGAGCCCTGGTCCATGCTCAGGTACGGGGAGGTGGAGCAGCGCTGGAAGCCGCTGGCCAACAACCTGCCGCCAGACATGATCAACGTCAGAGGCTACGGCTCCGCAGTCCTGGATAACTACCTGTTCATAGCGGGCGGCTACCGGATGACGAGCCAGGAGATTTCTGCGGTGCATTGCTACAACCCCTGCAGGAACGAGTGGAACCAGGTGGCTCCTCTCAACCAGAAgag GTCCAACTTCAAGCTGCTGGCTGTCCAGGGGAAGCTGTACGCTGTGGGAGGTCAGTGTCTGGGTACAGTGGAGTGTTACGGCCCAGAGCAGGACTGGTGGACCTGTGTGTCCTCCTTGCCTGATTCTCTGGCTGAGTTCTCAGCCTGCGAGTGTCAGGGAATGATCTACGTCATGGGTGGATACACCGCAAGAG ACAGAAACACCAATGTGCTTCGCTACTGCCCCACCTCCGACTCCTGGTCGGTGTTCCAGACGTGTCCGGTTCACATCCGGAAGCAGCAGATGCTCTCGGTGGAGGACACCATCTACCTGGTGGGCGGCTACACCCACCAACTGGAGGCGGGGCGGCGGCAGCGGCGGCCCAGCCAGACGGAGGACGTCCTGTCGGTTCAGTCGTACAACGTGTCGACGGGGGTGTGGATCCAGCTGAAGGAGAACACGTCCAAGTCGGGTTTGAACCTGACCTGCACGCTGCACAACGATGGCGTCTACATCATGAGCCGCGACATCGGGCTGCCCACCTGCCTGGACCACCGCGTCTTCCTCAAATACAACATATTCTCTGACGCCTGGGAGGCCTTCAGGCGCTTCCCGGCTCTGGGTCAGAACATGCTGCTGTGTTCGCTTTACCTCCCCAACACGCTATGA